The following proteins are co-located in the Halorussus caseinilyticus genome:
- a CDS encoding Gfo/Idh/MocA family protein: MVDDLDLGIVGVSPGNGHPYSFASIVNGYSDEGFERTDWGVIHDYLREKDASEFGFPGVRVTHAWTQDDAETDRLREAARIPNAAPDLESLGDAVDAVIVARDDYETHAEMVLPLLERGIPVFCDKPLTMDPGELADFRPYLERGQLMSCSGMRYAQALDEPRAHTDRFGRIELVRGTVINDWPKYGAHMLDAIFGVLDQRPVAVETATGGDVSEGHPAEGDAADRDAANGHTSAAIRMDGGTLVQVDTLGDVPMTFSVEFYGTERTGRYDLRDNFTAFRRTLWRFVETVRSGDPALDPDETLDVVRTLIAGRIADREDRRVSLDEVT; this comes from the coding sequence GTGGTAGACGACCTCGATTTGGGAATCGTCGGCGTGAGTCCGGGCAACGGACACCCCTACTCGTTCGCGTCCATCGTCAACGGCTATTCGGACGAGGGGTTCGAGCGGACCGACTGGGGGGTCATCCACGACTACCTCCGGGAGAAGGACGCCTCGGAGTTCGGCTTTCCCGGCGTGCGCGTCACCCACGCGTGGACCCAAGACGACGCCGAGACCGACCGACTCCGCGAGGCGGCCCGAATCCCGAACGCCGCTCCGGACCTCGAATCGCTCGGCGACGCGGTGGACGCCGTAATCGTCGCCCGCGACGACTACGAGACCCACGCCGAGATGGTCCTGCCGTTGCTCGAACGCGGGATTCCCGTGTTCTGCGACAAGCCGCTGACGATGGACCCCGGAGAACTCGCCGACTTCCGGCCCTACCTCGAACGCGGCCAGTTGATGTCCTGTTCGGGGATGCGATACGCCCAAGCCCTCGACGAACCCCGAGCGCACACCGACCGGTTCGGCCGCATCGAACTCGTTCGCGGCACGGTCATCAACGACTGGCCGAAGTACGGCGCGCACATGCTAGACGCCATCTTCGGCGTCTTAGACCAGCGTCCGGTCGCCGTCGAGACGGCGACCGGCGGGGACGTTTCGGAGGGGCACCCTGCGGAGGGGGATGCCGCGGACCGGGACGCCGCGAACGGACACACCTCGGCCGCGATTCGGATGGACGGCGGAACGCTCGTGCAGGTCGATACCTTGGGCGACGTGCCGATGACCTTCTCGGTGGAGTTCTACGGCACCGAGCGGACCGGTCGCTACGACCTCCGGGACAACTTCACCGCGTTCCGGCGCACCCTCTGGCGGTTCGTGGAGACGGTCCGGTCGGGCGACCCGGCGCTGGACCCCGACGAGACGCTGGACGTGGTTCGCACCCTTATCGCCGGTCGCATCGCGGACAGAGAGGACAGGCGGGTCTCGCTGGACGAGGTGACGTGA
- a CDS encoding methionyl-tRNA formyltransferase gives MRVVFVTHNDLGLACLEELDALGADIRGIFTRPRREDIADQTDLAAFADDRGVPLHETESVNDDPSRGRIADCDPDLLFVVGWSRLVKQEVLDIPEVAALGMHPAPLPRGRGRAPIAWSLVKGLDRTALSFFHLVEEADAGDLVGQHPIEIDREDDAATLYEKVVAAGRDLIRTYYPQFEDGAVPRRPQDDDAATWWPKRTPDHGLVDWTRPPGEVYDWIRGQTHPYPGAFSFVNDHRVTIWAANPPDDESAFCRPGEILHREGDTLAVGAWEGSVELTRLQVGDGDEIPAGELVERFDVEVGDRFENARDRRS, from the coding sequence ATGCGAGTCGTCTTCGTCACGCACAACGACCTCGGGTTGGCCTGCTTGGAGGAACTGGACGCGCTCGGCGCGGACATCCGGGGAATCTTCACCCGGCCTCGGCGCGAGGACATCGCCGACCAGACCGACTTGGCGGCGTTCGCCGACGACCGGGGCGTTCCGCTCCACGAGACCGAATCGGTCAACGACGACCCGTCCCGCGGGCGAATCGCCGACTGCGACCCGGACCTGCTGTTCGTCGTCGGGTGGTCGCGCCTCGTGAAGCAGGAGGTCCTCGACATTCCCGAAGTCGCGGCGCTCGGGATGCACCCCGCACCGCTCCCGCGGGGCCGTGGCCGCGCGCCAATCGCGTGGAGTCTCGTCAAGGGTCTCGACCGGACCGCGCTCTCGTTTTTCCATCTGGTCGAGGAGGCCGACGCCGGTGACTTGGTGGGCCAGCACCCCATCGAAATCGACCGCGAGGACGACGCCGCAACCCTCTACGAGAAGGTGGTTGCGGCCGGGCGCGACCTGATTCGGACCTACTACCCCCAGTTCGAGGACGGCGCGGTCCCCCGGCGACCGCAGGACGACGACGCCGCGACGTGGTGGCCCAAGCGCACGCCCGACCACGGACTCGTGGACTGGACCCGGCCGCCCGGCGAGGTGTACGACTGGATTCGGGGTCAGACGCATCCCTACCCCGGCGCGTTCTCGTTCGTGAACGACCACCGCGTCACAATCTGGGCCGCGAACCCGCCGGACGACGAGTCGGCGTTCTGCCGACCGGGTGAGATTCTCCACCGGGAAGGGGATACCCTCGCGGTCGGCGCGTGGGAGGGGAGCGTCGAACTCACTCGCTTGCAGGTCGGCGACGGCGACGAGATTCCGGCGGGCGAACTGGTAGAGCGGTTCGACGTGGAAGTGGGCGACCGGTTCGAGAACGCCCGCGACAGACGGTCGTAG
- a CDS encoding PIG-L deacetylase family protein, which translates to MSSAGERTVLAVAAHPDDEVLGAGGTLSKHADAGHEVHVLVVTEGATQQYDDESLVAQKRRETEACARRLGVSEVHFGDLPDMRLDDVPHVEVNAVVEEAVEQYRPEVVYTHSDREVNADHRALYDSTLVATRPGSGVERVLAYEVPSSTDWTGGDRPQFAPNVYVDVSDHLDAKVEAFAEYESETREFPHPRSAESLRARARTRGAAAGVEAAEAFSLVREVRESV; encoded by the coding sequence GTGAGTAGCGCGGGCGAGCGGACCGTCCTCGCGGTGGCGGCCCATCCGGACGACGAGGTGCTTGGCGCTGGCGGGACGCTCTCGAAGCACGCCGACGCGGGCCACGAGGTTCACGTCCTCGTCGTGACCGAGGGCGCGACCCAGCAGTACGACGACGAGTCGCTGGTGGCCCAGAAGCGCCGGGAGACCGAGGCCTGTGCCCGCCGACTCGGGGTCTCGGAGGTCCACTTCGGCGACCTTCCGGACATGCGTCTGGACGACGTACCACACGTCGAGGTCAACGCCGTCGTGGAGGAGGCAGTCGAGCAGTACCGGCCCGAAGTCGTCTACACCCACTCCGACCGGGAGGTCAACGCCGACCACCGCGCGCTCTACGACTCGACGCTGGTGGCGACCCGGCCGGGGTCTGGCGTCGAGCGAGTGCTGGCCTACGAGGTGCCGTCTTCGACCGACTGGACCGGCGGGGACCGACCCCAGTTCGCACCGAACGTCTACGTCGATGTTTCGGACCACCTCGACGCCAAAGTCGAGGCGTTCGCCGAGTACGAGTCCGAAACCCGCGAGTTTCCGCACCCGCGCTCGGCCGAGAGCCTGCGCGCTCGCGCCCGGACGCGAGGGGCCGCCGCGGGCGTCGAGGCGGCCGAGGCGTTCAGCCTCGTCAGGGAGGTGCGCGAGTCGGTATGA
- a CDS encoding methionyl-tRNA formyltransferase: MTDPTEVVFLGANNVGREVYDWLCDRESVAVRAMLTEADQLSLVADLEPEVVVAVGFQHIVPPEILAVPEKGCLNLHPGLLPETRGFNPNVWSIVEGHPAGATLHYMDDGVDTGDVIARERVEKRFDDTGRDLYERLERACFEVFTEAWPDVESGTVETEPQDDDRATTHRKREFTDLCELDADAEYTVKELLDRLRALTFPPFDNARIEVDGETYFVDVDVRHEDDADEDAEFGSLSSY, encoded by the coding sequence ATGACCGACCCGACCGAAGTCGTCTTCCTCGGCGCGAACAACGTCGGCCGCGAGGTGTACGACTGGCTCTGCGACCGCGAGTCGGTGGCGGTCCGGGCGATGCTGACCGAGGCCGACCAGTTGTCGCTCGTCGCGGACCTCGAACCCGAGGTTGTGGTCGCGGTGGGGTTCCAGCACATCGTCCCGCCCGAGATTCTGGCGGTGCCCGAGAAGGGGTGTCTCAACCTCCACCCGGGCCTGCTCCCCGAGACGAGAGGCTTCAACCCGAACGTCTGGAGCATCGTGGAGGGCCACCCCGCCGGGGCGACGCTCCACTACATGGACGACGGCGTGGACACCGGCGACGTAATCGCCCGCGAGCGCGTCGAAAAGCGCTTCGACGACACCGGCCGGGACCTCTACGAGCGCCTCGAACGCGCCTGCTTCGAGGTGTTCACCGAGGCGTGGCCCGACGTGGAATCGGGCACCGTCGAGACCGAACCGCAGGACGACGACCGGGCGACCACCCACCGAAAGCGCGAGTTCACGGACCTCTGCGAACTCGACGCAGACGCCGAGTACACCGTGAAAGAACTGCTCGACCGACTCCGGGCGCTGACGTTCCCGCCGTTCGACAACGCCCGAATCGAGGTGGACGGCGAGACGTACTTCGTGGACGTGGACGTGCGCCACGAGGACGACGCCGACGAGGACGCCGAGTTCGGGTCGCTGTCGTCGTACTGA
- a CDS encoding cytidylyltransferase domain-containing protein gives MIDDKRVVAAVPARGGSTTVPNKNRRSLAGKPLVAWPIDVAAETPEIDRTVVTTDDDDIASTAREWGAEVVERPDSLAEDDSLVVDALRHLVGELRAEGETAEYMVMLEPTCPLRTPGDVRRCLDRLADPSADYDSVATFTEADPSPHRLWDIRDGEPEPFVEGADPWLPRQEQPDGYELTGAVYAFEIDRLPEEGTGLLFGEAGAVTMPRERAVDIDTEFDFGLAELLLEEGIHE, from the coding sequence ATGATAGACGACAAGCGGGTAGTCGCCGCAGTCCCCGCCCGTGGGGGAAGTACGACAGTACCGAACAAGAATCGCCGGTCGCTGGCGGGCAAACCGCTGGTCGCGTGGCCGATAGACGTGGCCGCCGAGACGCCCGAAATCGACCGGACCGTCGTGACGACCGACGACGACGACATCGCTTCGACGGCGCGCGAGTGGGGTGCGGAGGTGGTCGAGAGACCCGACTCGCTGGCCGAAGACGACTCGCTGGTGGTGGACGCCCTCCGGCACCTCGTCGGCGAACTCCGCGCGGAGGGTGAGACGGCCGAGTACATGGTGATGCTCGAACCGACGTGTCCGCTCCGGACGCCCGGCGACGTGCGCCGGTGTCTGGACCGCCTCGCAGACCCGTCGGCCGACTACGACTCGGTGGCGACGTTCACCGAAGCGGACCCGAGTCCACACCGACTCTGGGACATCCGCGACGGCGAACCGGAACCGTTCGTGGAGGGGGCCGACCCGTGGCTCCCCCGGCAGGAGCAACCCGACGGCTACGAACTCACCGGCGCGGTGTACGCCTTCGAAATCGACCGCCTGCCCGAGGAGGGGACCGGCCTGCTGTTCGGCGAGGCGGGCGCGGTCACGATGCCCCGCGAGCGAGCGGTGGACATCGACACGGAGTTCGACTTCGGACTCGCGGAACTGCTACTGGAGGAAGGTATCCATGAGTGA
- the neuC gene encoding UDP-N-acetylglucosamine 2-epimerase, whose translation MTGERGDATRRGDDADTGGSGADDGDERVVAVVTGTRAEYGLLQSSMAAIRDTEGVALRTVATGMHLSPEHGNTVEEIRADGFDVTETVHTLVAGDTGLSMAKSLGLGTEGVAEALGSIDPDVVLVLGDRDEALAAGLAAAHMNVPVAHVHGGDSMHGAIIDDSIRHALTKFAHLHFPVSEKSAERVRNLGEEEWRVTTVGAPGLDAVLDGEYADPESVVSKYGLDADGPLALVVQHPVTTMPDAAGDQMRATLEAVTDAGARPVVVYPNSDAGGRRMIAVIDEFAAERGIRTFDSLPRADYLGLMAAADAMVGNSSSGVIEAPSFDLPVVDVGPRQEGRERADNTISVPHDRERIREAVERALTDESVRRRAAECENPYDYGGAGERIAERLASVELGENLLRKRLAF comes from the coding sequence ATGACGGGGGAGAGAGGCGACGCGACGAGGCGCGGTGACGACGCCGACACCGGCGGTTCGGGGGCCGACGACGGCGACGAGCGAGTCGTCGCCGTCGTCACCGGGACTCGGGCGGAGTACGGTCTGCTCCAGTCCTCGATGGCGGCGATACGCGACACCGAGGGGGTGGCGCTCCGAACCGTCGCCACCGGGATGCACCTCTCGCCCGAACACGGCAACACCGTCGAGGAGATTCGGGCCGACGGCTTCGACGTGACCGAGACGGTCCACACGCTGGTCGCGGGCGACACGGGTCTCTCGATGGCGAAGTCGCTCGGTCTCGGCACCGAGGGGGTGGCCGAGGCGCTGGGGAGCATCGACCCCGACGTGGTGCTGGTCCTCGGGGACCGCGACGAGGCGCTGGCGGCGGGTCTCGCGGCGGCGCACATGAACGTCCCCGTCGCGCACGTCCACGGCGGCGACTCGATGCACGGCGCGATAATCGACGACAGCATCAGGCACGCCCTCACGAAGTTCGCTCACCTCCACTTCCCCGTCTCGGAGAAGAGCGCCGAGCGCGTGCGCAACCTCGGCGAGGAGGAGTGGCGCGTCACCACGGTCGGCGCGCCGGGTCTCGACGCGGTGCTGGACGGCGAGTACGCCGACCCCGAGTCGGTGGTCTCGAAGTACGGTCTCGACGCGGACGGACCGCTCGCGCTCGTGGTCCAGCATCCGGTCACGACGATGCCCGACGCGGCGGGCGACCAGATGCGGGCCACGCTGGAGGCCGTCACCGACGCGGGCGCTCGCCCGGTCGTGGTCTACCCCAACTCCGACGCGGGCGGCCGCCGGATGATAGCCGTCATCGACGAGTTCGCGGCCGAGCGCGGCATCCGGACGTTCGATAGCCTCCCGCGCGCGGACTACCTCGGCCTGATGGCCGCCGCGGACGCGATGGTCGGCAACTCCAGTAGCGGCGTCATCGAAGCGCCGTCGTTCGACCTGCCCGTCGTGGACGTGGGACCGCGACAGGAGGGCCGCGAGCGCGCGGACAACACGATTTCGGTGCCACACGACCGCGAGCGGATACGCGAGGCCGTCGAGCGCGCGCTGACCGACGAGTCGGTCCGACGGCGCGCCGCCGAGTGCGAAAACCCCTACGACTACGGCGGGGCGGGCGAGCGCATCGCCGAGCGTCTGGCGTCGGTCGAACTCGGCGAGAACCTGCTCCGGAAGCGACTGGCGTTTTGA
- a CDS encoding DUF1616 domain-containing protein, giving the protein MLDARTLRLMVPGPVRRLPADLAAVLALDAAACLAVFLPVVSESPGRAGLGLAFAFLAPGYALAAALFPERAETGADLSEDAPRDDDVFRRLRRGSVGGWERLALSVGLSLVVVPLVGVALNFTPFGIRLVPVVVSVGAFTAAASVFAAVRRWNLPPERRFRVPYREWYAEARAGLLGGETRTDRALNVALAVSLVLALGSVGYAVTSPKPSQQYTEFYLLSEADDGRLVADDYPTEFARGEGKPLTVGVTNREGERTNYTVVVELQRVAGGPNDSRVVERRDLHRFRVVLGPNETWHHRHTVEPTMTGPSLRLQYLLYRGSAPAEPRAASAYEETNLWVNVTREGAGNRSR; this is encoded by the coding sequence ATGCTCGACGCCCGGACCCTCCGGTTGATGGTTCCCGGCCCGGTCCGACGCCTCCCCGCGGACCTCGCGGCGGTGCTGGCGCTCGACGCGGCGGCCTGTCTCGCCGTCTTCCTGCCGGTGGTCTCGGAGTCGCCGGGCCGGGCCGGTCTCGGACTCGCGTTCGCGTTCCTCGCGCCGGGGTACGCGCTCGCGGCCGCGCTGTTTCCGGAGCGCGCCGAAACGGGTGCCGACCTCTCCGAGGACGCGCCGCGGGACGACGACGTTTTCCGGCGACTCCGGCGCGGGAGCGTCGGCGGGTGGGAGCGCCTCGCGCTCTCGGTCGGTCTGAGTCTCGTGGTCGTTCCGCTCGTCGGCGTGGCGCTCAACTTCACACCGTTCGGCATCCGACTCGTGCCGGTCGTAGTCTCGGTGGGCGCGTTCACGGCCGCCGCGTCGGTGTTCGCCGCGGTTCGCCGGTGGAACCTCCCGCCGGAGCGTCGGTTTCGCGTCCCGTACCGGGAGTGGTACGCCGAGGCGCGGGCCGGACTACTCGGGGGCGAGACTCGGACCGACCGGGCGCTGAACGTCGCGCTCGCGGTGTCGCTAGTGCTGGCGCTCGGGAGCGTCGGGTACGCGGTCACGTCGCCGAAACCGAGCCAGCAGTACACCGAGTTCTACCTGCTCTCGGAGGCCGACGACGGCCGACTCGTCGCCGACGACTACCCGACCGAGTTCGCCCGCGGCGAGGGCAAGCCCCTGACCGTCGGCGTCACGAACCGCGAGGGCGAGCGGACCAACTACACCGTCGTCGTGGAACTCCAGCGAGTCGCGGGCGGGCCGAACGACTCGCGCGTCGTGGAGCGCCGGGACCTCCACCGATTCCGGGTCGTCCTCGGCCCGAACGAGACGTGGCACCACCGCCACACCGTCGAACCGACGATGACCGGACCGAGCCTCCGGCTCCAGTACTTGCTCTATCGCGGTTCCGCGCCCGCGGAACCGCGCGCGGCCAGCGCGTACGAGGAGACCAACCTCTGGGTAAACGTCACCCGCGAGGGAGCGGGGAATCGGAGTCGGTGA
- a CDS encoding class I SAM-dependent methyltransferase, translating into MRIPTTEDFAELESWGLVEDPMAAIADYSDERAERRWDNDRHCRAHREHAENQSEEFLADAQAYYRSMDRPIDRRKWAFLKRRKAWFHPPVEWGRFAATDASRILDLGCGDGDVTQRVAEFVAGRWTQTGYDGAPMEIVGVDLNESRVRNARKLAESPHEKITLTFEQADATDRLDYGEDFFDYALLNGVFEVLDDENFEAVRDEVSRVTAIGLYVRDLLDDYEGLHPRPDLPDSLADRGFETVARHKIFEEPFAEEGTTDPLAVWPMNVHQVLFAEASDVSSLADRY; encoded by the coding sequence ATGCGGATACCGACGACCGAGGACTTCGCCGAACTCGAATCGTGGGGGTTGGTCGAGGACCCGATGGCCGCCATCGCGGACTACTCCGACGAGCGAGCGGAGCGCCGGTGGGACAACGACCGGCACTGCCGCGCCCACCGCGAACACGCCGAGAACCAGTCCGAGGAGTTCCTCGCCGACGCCCAAGCCTACTACCGGTCGATGGACAGACCCATCGACCGGCGGAAGTGGGCGTTCCTCAAGCGCCGGAAGGCGTGGTTCCACCCGCCGGTCGAGTGGGGTCGGTTCGCGGCCACCGACGCCTCGCGGATTCTGGACCTCGGGTGCGGCGACGGCGACGTGACCCAGCGAGTCGCCGAGTTCGTCGCGGGGCGATGGACCCAGACGGGGTACGACGGCGCGCCGATGGAAATCGTCGGCGTGGACCTCAACGAGTCGCGCGTCCGGAACGCCCGGAAACTCGCCGAGTCACCCCACGAGAAGATTACCCTGACCTTCGAACAGGCCGACGCGACCGACCGACTCGACTACGGCGAGGACTTCTTCGACTACGCCCTGCTCAATGGCGTCTTCGAGGTGCTGGACGACGAGAACTTCGAGGCGGTCCGCGACGAGGTGAGTCGCGTCACCGCCATCGGACTCTACGTCCGGGACCTGCTGGACGACTACGAGGGCCTGCACCCGAGACCCGACCTGCCAGACTCGCTCGCCGACCGCGGATTCGAGACCGTCGCGCGCCACAAAATCTTCGAGGAACCGTTCGCCGAGGAGGGGACGACCGACCCCCTCGCCGTCTGGCCGATGAACGTCCATCAGGTCCTGTTCGCCGAGGCGAGCGACGTGTCGTCGCTCGCCGACCGGTACTGA
- a CDS encoding SDR family oxidoreductase: MSEPEDGTIWDLFDLTGRVAVVTGGPGKLGSQMCDALAEAGANVVVASRTYEDCREKADELTDRYNEAMAVSVDVTDEQAVEEMVEEVVDRFGKIDVLVNNAYNASGYGVPFEELTRDEWEQTLEGVLTQTFFCSQAALPAIRESDAGTIINIGSHYSVVAPDHRVYGDSDINNPPTYGSAKAGVIQFSRWLASYLASEGIRVNSVSPGGFYSEEMEDVEDYEEVFVPNYEHRTPLGRMGDDTDMKGIVAYLASDASKWMTGQNIVLDGGWTVW, translated from the coding sequence ATGAGTGAACCCGAAGACGGAACGATTTGGGACCTGTTCGACCTGACCGGACGAGTCGCCGTCGTGACCGGCGGCCCGGGCAAACTCGGGTCCCAGATGTGCGACGCGCTGGCCGAGGCGGGCGCGAACGTCGTGGTCGCCTCCCGGACCTACGAGGACTGCCGGGAGAAAGCCGACGAACTCACCGACCGCTACAACGAGGCGATGGCCGTCTCGGTGGACGTGACCGACGAGCAAGCGGTCGAGGAGATGGTCGAAGAAGTCGTAGACCGGTTCGGCAAGATAGACGTGCTGGTCAACAACGCGTACAACGCCAGCGGCTACGGCGTCCCGTTCGAGGAGTTGACCAGAGACGAGTGGGAGCAGACGCTCGAAGGCGTCCTGACCCAGACGTTCTTCTGCTCGCAGGCGGCGCTCCCGGCCATCCGCGAGAGCGACGCCGGTACCATCATCAACATCGGGAGTCACTACAGCGTCGTCGCGCCCGACCACCGCGTCTACGGCGACAGCGACATCAACAACCCGCCGACCTACGGGTCGGCGAAGGCGGGCGTCATCCAGTTCAGTCGGTGGCTGGCGTCGTATCTCGCAAGCGAGGGGATTCGGGTCAACTCCGTCAGTCCCGGCGGGTTCTACAGCGAGGAGATGGAGGACGTGGAGGACTACGAAGAGGTGTTCGTCCCGAACTACGAACACCGGACGCCGCTGGGTCGGATGGGCGACGACACCGACATGAAGGGCATCGTGGCCTACCTCGCCTCCGACGCCAGTAAGTGGATGACCGGCCAGAACATCGTCCTCGACGGGGGGTGGACGGTGTGGTAG
- the neuB gene encoding N-acetylneuraminate synthase, with the protein MRSFRDVVDDPESAYFVAEAGVNHNGEVEMAERLVEVAAESGADAVKFQTFAADRLVTESAPKADYQDETTDDRSQYEMLENYELSRADHEHLQDYCDDRGITFLSTPFDARSADLLADLGVPVFKIGSGELDNYPLLEHVAEFDTPMVVSTGMGTLDEVREAFEAIRSANPDVPLVFLHCTSAYPTEMADANLRAMGTMDEELPVPVGYSDHTTAPETPAFAVAAGATVVEKHFTLSKRLPGPDHRASLEPDELDRAVSLVREAATAMGSPEKVPTDEERENRSVIRKSLHAAERVESGESLTRENVAVTRPADGVAPRHYEAVVGGRARETLDPGEAITADAVDVEVDAEGDPEMETRADGPPASETAESGGERSE; encoded by the coding sequence ATGCGTTCGTTTCGAGACGTGGTGGACGACCCCGAATCGGCGTACTTCGTCGCGGAAGCGGGAGTCAACCACAACGGGGAGGTGGAGATGGCCGAACGACTGGTCGAGGTGGCCGCCGAGAGCGGGGCCGACGCCGTGAAGTTCCAGACGTTCGCGGCCGACAGGTTGGTGACCGAGAGCGCGCCGAAGGCCGACTATCAGGACGAGACCACCGACGACCGGTCCCAGTACGAGATGCTGGAGAACTACGAACTGTCGCGGGCCGACCACGAACACCTGCAGGACTACTGCGACGACCGCGGGATTACGTTCCTCTCGACGCCGTTCGACGCCCGGAGCGCCGACCTGCTGGCCGACCTCGGAGTGCCGGTGTTCAAAATCGGGTCGGGCGAACTCGACAACTACCCCCTACTCGAACACGTCGCCGAGTTCGACACGCCGATGGTCGTGAGTACCGGGATGGGGACCTTGGACGAGGTGCGCGAGGCGTTCGAGGCGATTCGGTCGGCGAACCCGGACGTGCCGCTGGTCTTTCTCCACTGCACGTCGGCGTACCCGACCGAGATGGCCGACGCCAACCTGCGGGCGATGGGGACGATGGACGAGGAACTCCCGGTGCCGGTGGGCTACTCAGACCACACCACGGCCCCCGAGACGCCCGCCTTCGCGGTCGCGGCGGGCGCGACTGTCGTGGAGAAGCACTTCACGCTGAGCAAGCGCCTTCCGGGTCCGGACCACCGGGCGTCGCTGGAACCCGACGAACTCGACCGGGCGGTGTCGCTGGTCCGGGAGGCGGCCACCGCGATGGGGAGTCCCGAGAAGGTCCCGACCGACGAGGAACGAGAGAACCGGTCGGTCATCCGAAAGAGCCTCCACGCCGCCGAGCGCGTCGAATCGGGCGAGTCGCTGACCCGCGAGAACGTCGCCGTCACCCGGCCCGCGGACGGGGTGGCCCCGCGACACTACGAGGCGGTCGTCGGCGGGCGCGCGCGCGAGACCTTAGACCCCGGCGAGGCGATTACCGCCGACGCGGTGGACGTTGAGGTGGACGCCGAGGGAGACCCCGAGATGGAGACGCGGGCGGACGGTCCCCCGGCGAGCGAGACGGCCGAGAGCGGGGGTGAGCGGAGTGAGTAG